CCGGAACGGGAGTTCCGGCCATCCCGCAACCGACTTGCGCCGAAACCGGCTGGCCACATGGCCAGCCGATGTCCGCGCAAGCAGGCTGCACCTGCAAACAGGGCACCTTGCGGTGCCCTGTTTGTTCGGCATTATACGGTCGCGCCGATGGAAGAAATGGCACGCCCCGGTCTACCACACCGGAGGGGTACCGCCGGCCGCGACCGCCGCGGCATTACGCCTGCTGCTTGGCGGCGGCCACCTGGGCAGCCACTTCGGCGGCGAAATCGTCCTGCTTCTTCTCGATGCCCTCGCCCACCACGAACAGCGTGAAGCCCTTCACGGTCGTGCCGACAGCCTTGAGCATCTGCTCGACGGTCTGCTTGTCGTTCTTCACGAACGGCTGGTTCAGCAGCGAGACTTCCTTCAGGTACTTCTGCACGCTGCCTTCCACCATCTTGGCGACGATCTCGGCCGGCTTGCCCGATTCGGCGGCCTTCTGCTCGGCGATGCTGCGCTCCTTGGCGATCAGCTCGGCCGGCACTTCGTCCGACGACAGCGACACCGGCTTCATGGCCGCGGCGTGCATTGCCACGTCCTTGGCGGCGACTTCGTCACCTTCGAACGCCACCATCACGCCAATGCGGGTGCCGTGCAGGTACGACACCAGCTTCGAGCCTTCGAAGCGCTTGAAGCGGCGGATCGTCATGTTCTCGCCGATCTTGCCGATCAAAGCGGTGCGAACCGCGTCAACGGCCTGGCCGTCGATCTGCAGTGCCGACAGCGCAGCCACGTCGGCCGGGTTTTGCGTGGCGACCAGCTTGGCGACCTGGTTGGCGAAGGCGAGGAAGTCGTCGTTGCGCGACACGAAGTCGGTTTCGCAGTTCAGCTCGACCAGCGCGCCGACCGTGCCGTCGATGTACGAAGCCACCACACCTTCAGCGGTGATGCGGGCGGCAGCCTTGCCAGCCTTGTTGCCCAGCTTCACGCGCAGGATCTCTTCGGCCTTTTCCATGCTGCCTTCGGCTTCGGTCAGGGCCTTCTTGCATTCCATCATCGGCGCGTCGGTCTTCGCGCGCAGTTCTGCCACCATGCTTGCGGTAATTGCCGCCATTCTCATGCTCCTTGTTTCAGATCGCCGTCCGGTCGCGCGCGGATCCGTGATCGCCTCGCGCCGCCCTGCCATCCGGTTTGCATCCGGACGCTCCACGAAATACGACGCGGACGGGACATCCAAATGACAATTTTCAAAAAAAAGGGGCGTTTGGTATGCGCCCCTGTCTGGCCGCCCGCCCGATGCCTGCGCACCGGTGCGGCCTGACGCGCGTCCCGCTCGGCAATGCGGCGGGCACGCGTCTTCTTGTGTTTTAGCCTTCCTGGACTTCGACGAAGTCGTCGCCGCCGCGAGCGGCTTCAACCACTTCCTGGACCGCGTTGGCGCGGCCTTCCAGGATCGCGTCGGCCACGCCGCGCACGTACAGTGCGACAGCCTTGCTCGAGTCGTCGTTACCCGGGATGACGTAGTCGATGCCTTCCGGCGAGTGGTTGGTATCCACCACGCCGATCACCGGGATGCCCAGCTTGGCAGCTTCGGTCACGGCAATCTTGTGGTAACCGACGTCCACCACGAAGATGGCGTCCGGAATGCCGCCCATGTCCTTGATGCCGCCGATGGACTTTTCCAGCTTGGCCATCTCGCGCTCGAACATCAGCGCTTCCTTCTTGCTCATGGTGTCCAGCGCGCCGGCTTCCTTGGCGGTTTCCATGTCCTTGAGGCGCTTGATCGAGGTCTTGACCGTCTTGAAGTTGGTCAGCATACCGCCCAGCCAGCGGCTGTCAACGTACGGCATGCCGGCACGAGCAGCTTCCTCGGCCAGGATCTCACGCGACTGGCGCTTGGTGCCGACGAACAGGATGGTGCCCCGGTTGGCTGCCAGCTGGCGCACATACTTCAGTGCGTCCAGGTACATCGGCAGCGTCTTTTCCAGGTTGATGATGTGAATCTTGTTGCGATGGCCGAAAATGAAGGGGGCCATCTTGGGGTTCCAGAAGCGGGTCTGGTGGCCAAAGTGGACACCGGCTTCCAGCATTTCGCGCATGGTCACGGACATGAAATTCTCCAGTCGGGTTGGGTCTGAAGCCGCCTCAGACATCCCTCGCATGCGATACAAGGAACACCCGCGGTGAAGCGGCTCGCGATTTCACTTCAAGCCTCGCCGCCAGCGGAAAAACCAACCGGCCGGGCGACGGCTTAGCCCGCAATTATAGTCACAAAAACCCAATCAACTCAAGACCTTCCATAGACCCCGCATACCGCCCCGGAGCCGGACATCCGCCCCACCCGCGATGCCCGGCCGGACCGCTTTGGTGCGATAATCCATACTTTGGACATCACGCCGCACGATCGCTGCCGCGTGCAGAAAGAGTCACAACATGGCCGTTACCCTCAAGACCGCCGAAGACATCGCACACATGCGTGTGGCCTGCCGGCTGGCGTCGGAAGTACTCGACTACATCACACCGTTCGTCAAGGCCGGCGTTTCCACCGGTGAACTGGACCGCCTGTGCCACGCCTACATGCGTGACGTGCAAGGCACCGTGCCGGCACCGCTGAACTATGCGCCGCCGGGCTATCCGCCCTTCCCCGGCGCCATCTGCACGTCGGTCAATGACGTGATCTGCCACGGCATCCCGGACGACAAGAAGATCCTCAAGAACGGTGATGCCGTGAACCTGGACATCACCGTGATCACGCCCGAGGGCTATTACGGCGACACCAGCCGCATGTTCATCGTCGGCGAGGGCTCCATCCTGGCCAAGCGGTTGGCGCAGGTGACATATGAGTGCATGTGGAAGGGCATCGCCGTGGTGCGGCCGGGCGCGCGCCTGGGCGACATCGGCCACGTGATCCAGCAGCACGCCGAAGCCGCCGGCTACAGCGTGGTGCGCGAATATTGCGGGCACGGCATCGGCAAGGTCTTCCACGAAGATCCGCAGATCCTGCATTACGGCCGCCCGGGCACGGGCCTGGAGCTGAAGGCCGGCATGATCTTCACCATCGAGCCGATGATCAACGCGGGCAAGCGCGACATCCGCACCATGCCCGACCAGTGGACGGTCAAGACGCGCGACCGCAGCCTGTCGGCCCAGTGGGAGCACACGATCCTGGTGACGGAAACCGGCTACGACGTGCTGACCGTATCGGCGCACACGCCGGCGCCGCCGGAGTTCGTGGGCGACGGCACGCCTGCCACGGCCTGACCGGGGCAGGCATCCCGCTGCCACCGGTGCGCCACAGCGGTCGCGCCGGCCCATGTTTTTCCGCAACGACCGGACCGCTCCGGTCGTTGTTCCATTGACGCTCAACGCATGCATACCGCTGCTGCCGCCACTCCCGTCCTTTCGCCGCGCGACATCCTGAAAGCCGAGCGCGCGCACCTGTTCGCGCAGTTCGAGCAGCACGCCAACGTCAATCAGCTGGGGGCGAGGCTGGCCCGTGCCGTCGACAACGCGCTCGTCCAGCTCTGGCAGACCGAGGGGATGCCCGACGATTGCGCCCTGATTGCCGTGGGCGGCTATGGGCGCGGCGAGTTGTTTCCGTATTCCGACGTCGACATCCTGCTGCTGTTGCCGCAGGCCGCGGACAAGGCACTCGAAGCGCGGCTGGAAGCCTTTATCGGCCGTTGCTGGGACATGGGGCTGGACATCGGCTCATCGGTGCGCACCGTCGATGAGTGCATCAGCGAGGCCGAGCAGGATGTGACGGTACGCACGTCGCTGCTCGAGGCGCGCCTGCTGACCGGCGACGAAGGGCTCTACCGCACTTTCGAGACGCACTACCAGGGCCATCTCGACGCCGCCGATTTCTACCAGTCCAAGATGCTGGAGATGCGGCAGCGGCATGCCAAGTACCAGGACACGCCCTACTCGCTCGAGCCCAACTGCAAGGAAAGCCCGGGCGGCC
The sequence above is drawn from the Ralstonia solanacearum K60 genome and encodes:
- the map gene encoding type I methionyl aminopeptidase — encoded protein: MAVTLKTAEDIAHMRVACRLASEVLDYITPFVKAGVSTGELDRLCHAYMRDVQGTVPAPLNYAPPGYPPFPGAICTSVNDVICHGIPDDKKILKNGDAVNLDITVITPEGYYGDTSRMFIVGEGSILAKRLAQVTYECMWKGIAVVRPGARLGDIGHVIQQHAEAAGYSVVREYCGHGIGKVFHEDPQILHYGRPGTGLELKAGMIFTIEPMINAGKRDIRTMPDQWTVKTRDRSLSAQWEHTILVTETGYDVLTVSAHTPAPPEFVGDGTPATA
- the tsf gene encoding translation elongation factor Ts; translation: MAAITASMVAELRAKTDAPMMECKKALTEAEGSMEKAEEILRVKLGNKAGKAAARITAEGVVASYIDGTVGALVELNCETDFVSRNDDFLAFANQVAKLVATQNPADVAALSALQIDGQAVDAVRTALIGKIGENMTIRRFKRFEGSKLVSYLHGTRIGVMVAFEGDEVAAKDVAMHAAAMKPVSLSSDEVPAELIAKERSIAEQKAAESGKPAEIVAKMVEGSVQKYLKEVSLLNQPFVKNDKQTVEQMLKAVGTTVKGFTLFVVGEGIEKKQDDFAAEVAAQVAAAKQQA
- the rpsB gene encoding 30S ribosomal protein S2, encoding MSVTMREMLEAGVHFGHQTRFWNPKMAPFIFGHRNKIHIINLEKTLPMYLDALKYVRQLAANRGTILFVGTKRQSREILAEEAARAGMPYVDSRWLGGMLTNFKTVKTSIKRLKDMETAKEAGALDTMSKKEALMFEREMAKLEKSIGGIKDMGGIPDAIFVVDVGYHKIAVTEAAKLGIPVIGVVDTNHSPEGIDYVIPGNDDSSKAVALYVRGVADAILEGRANAVQEVVEAARGGDDFVEVQEG